GCAACGTCCGCGAACTCCAGCACGCCGTCCACCGCGCGGTCCTCGTCTGCGACGGGGACGAGATCCGCCCCGAGCACCTGCCCCCCGCCGTCACCCGCGGCCACGCCGCCGAGGCCGCGCCGCCGACCCCCTCGGGCCAGGAAGGCCTCATCGAGGCCGTGGAACGCCTGGAACGCTCCATGATCCTGGCGGCCCTCGAGAAAAACGGATGGGTCAAGGCCCGAGCCGCCCGTGCCCTCGGGGTGACGGAGCGAATTTTGTCCTACAAAATGCAGAACCTCGGAATCGAAAAGCCGTCATGAGGGTCGCGCGGTGCGTCCTGGCTCTTGCCGCCGCGGCGGCGCTCCTGCCCGCCTGCCACGAGACCGTGGCGCTCTCGGCCGTCCTGGCCTCCGCCGACCGCGTGGAGCTTTCGTGGACCTCGGGATCCGTGGACGGATTCGTCGTCGAACGCGCCGCCGGCGGAGGGGCCTTCGTCCCCCTGGCCCCGCTCCCCGGCTCCGCCCGCGCCTGGACGGATTCCGCTCCCCCGGGAGGCACCCTCCTCGAGTACCGCCTCCAGGTCCGCGGCTTCGACGGCTCCCTCCATCCCACCTCCGCCGCCCGCGTCGTCACCCCGTGGGCCGCTACCTGCGGCGGAGCCGGCGACGAGGACGCCCTTTCCCTGTCGGTCCTCCCCGACGGCGGACTGGCCGTCTCCGGAGAAGGATTCCCGCTCACCTGGGGCTCTTACGACGCGTGGATCCTCCGGCTGGCTCCGGACGGATCGATCCTGCGCCAGAAGGCGTACGGCACCCCGCTCGGCGAATGGGCCACCTACGCGCGGCCCGCCTCCAACGGGGACCTCCTGGCCGTGGGCGCATGCGGCTGGACCCCCGGCCAGGGGGACGCCTGGATCGCGCGTCTGGCCCCGGACGGCGCGCCTCGCTTCCAGCTCGCCCTGGGCGGGACCCGCTACGACGAAGCCCTGGGCGTCGAGGAAACCTCCGACGGAGGGTTCGTCGCCGCCGGCTACACCTGGTCGCAGGCGGGGGGCGGCTCCGACCTCTGGGTGGCCCGGTTCGATGCGGCCGGAGCACTCCAGTGGCGCTACGCCTACGACACGGGCCGCGCGGAATTTTCTCCCGGCTTCAGCCTCCAGATCCGCGAGCTGACCGCGCGCAACGGATGGCTCGTCGCCTCGGCCGTCGAGGAATCTCCGGGGGGATTCTGGGACGCCTGGATCGTGGAGCTCAATCCCGCCGGCAACGTCCGCCGCGCGGCGCGGCTCGGCGGCCCGGGCATGGAACTTCCGTATATGGCCGTGCCCCTTCCGGACGGGGGCTTGATCCTGGCGGCGGCCTCCTCCTCCTTCGGTTCGGGGGACTTCGACGCCTGGATCGTGCGCCTGGACCGCCGCTGGAACCCCGTCTGGCAGCGCTCCTTCGGCGGCCCCCGCACGGACGCGGCCCTCTCGGTGGAACCCACGCGGGACGGCGATTTTCTGGTGGGCGGATGGACGGACTCCTTCGGGGCCGGGGCGGAGGACCTCTGGATCGTGCGCCTTTCGGGGGCGGACGGCTCGATCTTGTGGCAGCGGACCTACGGGGGGCCGGGCTCCGAGTGGGCGCCGATGATCTGGGTGCGCGAGACTCCGGACGGCGGGGTGGCGGCGGCGGGGGCCACGCGTTCGGCCGGCGCCGGCGGGAGCGACCTCTGGGCGCTCAAACTCGCGCGCGACGGGACGATCGGTTTCCCCGCGTCGGGGGTGTTCCGCTCCCTCCCGAGCGGCGCCTCGATGCTCACGACCACGGCGGTTCCCGCGCCGCTCGGGGCCTCCCGGAGGAACCTGGGGTTCTCCGTGTCGGCGTACCCCGGGTCGGCGGCGGACACGTCGGCTGTTCCCCTCCGGCAGGCGCCCTGATCAGGCTTTCCGGTGGCGTTCGGCCTGAAGCTCGCGCCCGGCGCGCGCGTATTCGGCTTCCACCTGGGGGATGAGCGAGCGCAACGTGTCCCAGTCGGACGCGTGGGCGGCGTCCTGGAGGGTCGCGCAGAGGCGGGACAGCGGCTCCGCCCCCAGGTTTCCGCTGCTTCCCTTCATGGTGTGGGCCAGCCGCTCCGCCACGCGCGCATCCCGGTCCTCGATCGCCTGGCGCAGCCCGTCGAGATGCCGCGCGAACTCCCGGAAGAAAACGTCGATAAGTTCCGCCAGAAACCCGGGAGATCCCTGCTCCTCGAGCGCCCGCAAATCGTTCAATACCTTGGGGTTAATCGCCGGGTTCACGGATCCTTGCCCCCCTTCGTGAACGTCCCGTCCTGGAACTATTCTACCCCGACGGAGGTGGGTTTGATTCATCTTCGAAACATATCGGCCGCCCCGCGCGATTCCTGGACGCCGCGGCGCCTTTCGGGCGTATAATTCCCTTCGTGCCCGTTTTCCTTCTGGGCGAGACGCCCGGCGGACCGCCCTTCAACCGCGCGTTCTTCAACGCGGGTCTCGGCGACCTTCTCGAGCGGGCGGGGAAGCCCGACTCCTACCGGCTGACGCTTTTTTTGAGCGACGGGACGAGCCTCGAGGTCTGCAAGCTCGAGGAGCTTCACGAGTCCTACATGGTCGTGCGCGGCTACCGGGGGGAGGAGGACGACTGCGATCTCACGCTTCAGGCGATCCCGTACGGCCTGATCTACCGCCTCGAGATCGCCCCCAAGGGGGCGCGGGAGAAACGCCTGGGTTTCACCTGGAACCGGACCGGACTGCGCAAGCCGTAACGGCCCTCATTCCCCGAAAAGATCCCTCGCGCGCGGTTCGAGAGCCACGCCTTCCCGCAAGCGCGCGGCCGCCCCTTCCGCGTCTCCCCGGAAGGCCGCCAGGAGTCCCGACGCCAGCGGCGCTTCGGGCCGCCCTGGATCGATCCGCCGCGCCGTCCGGAACTCCTCCTCGATCGCGTCGATCGTGTCTTCCGAACCGCTCCGCAGCCGAAGGAGCCGGACGAGGCCCCGCCCGACGCGGGCGGCGTAGGCGATCCCGTCCTCGGGCGCCTCCAGCATCTCCGGCCAGTCCGCCGGTCCTCCCTCGTACATCCCCTTCATGCCCCGGCAGGAGCGCGCCAGCGCCAGAAAAAGCGCCGCCTCGCGGCGCGCCCCCGGGAGCTCCACGAAGCGCAGCGGCACCGTGGAGCAGGCGCCGTCGAAGTCCCCCAGATAGAGCCGCCGCGCGGCCAGCGCTAGAAACGGCCCGGCCTCCGATGCTCCCTCCGCCGCCGCGCGCGCAAGGGCCGCCCCCGACCCCGGCGGGTCCGGGAAAAACTCCCTCAACAGGCGCGCCGCAAGAAAACCCGCGCCGGCCGCGACGAACCGGGCGGATCCCCGCACCCCCCGGGCCGTCTCCCCGAGCCCGGCGTCGGGCGGCGCCTCCAGGAGCGCCAGGCCCAGATTCGCGTCCACCTGGCGGTCCTCCCGGTCCCGGTTGCGCCTCAACGCCTCCTCGAGGCATCGACGAACCTCGTCCCACCGCCCCCGCCGGGCGTAGGCGCGGGAGAGATCGTTGAAATACTCCCACCCGGTGACCCCCGGCGGGATCCGCCGGACGCAGCGTTCGAGATCGGCGGTCCCTTCGTCCGGACGGTCGAGAAGAAGAAGAAGCTGGCCCCGCTGGTAGAGCGCGTAGGGCGCCTCGGGCGCCGCCTGGACCATGCGCGACGCCTCCGCCAGGGCCTCCTCGAAGCGAAGAAGCTTCCCCAGAATCCGCGCCCGGTCGCCCATCCGCTGGGGATCTCCGGGAAGCCGCGCGAGGCTCCGCGTCACCAGAGCCAGCGCCTCCTCCAGCGCCTCGGGCCGCCGCGTCTCCTCCAGCAACTGCGCCAGGTGGGACGCCAAGGTCGGGTCGTTGGGCCGCCGGCGGTGGGCTTCCTGGAAGGCCGCCAGGGCATCCTCGCCCGAGGTGCTGCGCCCCAGGAGGAAGTGAAACTCCCACCGGTTCGGGTCGGCGCGCAACCCCTCGCGGGCGGCCCGGCGGGCCTCCGCGAGGTCTCCTTCCAGAAACGCCAGGCGCGCCCGGGCGATCTTCCGGTCGATGTCGTCGGGCGACAAGACGAGGACCTGCTTCAGGTCGCTCCGCGCGGCGTCCCCCCACCCGCGGTCCTCCGAG
This genomic stretch from Planctomycetota bacterium harbors:
- a CDS encoding Hpt domain-containing protein, encoding MNPAINPKVLNDLRALEEQGSPGFLAELIDVFFREFARHLDGLRQAIEDRDARVAERLAHTMKGSSGNLGAEPLSRLCATLQDAAHASDWDTLRSLIPQVEAEYARAGRELQAERHRKA